In the Polyangiaceae bacterium genome, one interval contains:
- a CDS encoding GMC family oxidoreductase N-terminal domain-containing protein → MSGEIVDLSQGQAPPQIETDICIVGSGSGGATAARVLAEAGRDVVVLEEGSDFPASRMTQRDGEMYAALYMERGSRATTDLGVTVLQGRVLGGGGVINASDVVPIPAGVLAHWRKHFGLSEFTEAALGPYQARALQDLRANPILPEQMNRANGLLRQGAERLGIAGNLMQHNRVGCAGLGTCLIGCPIDAKKNPRLVAIPKALAAGARFFTRARARRVLYAESELKRVDVQILDTRGLRAIGSTSVRARTVIVAANAVGSAELLLRSGIGNQHVGRHLILQPQLPIVAVFPERVEAFRGIPQSYAVTEFEREDDPEHGLWGYRIEGIMGTPGMVGSLLPFSGVEGKVAMAEYDHLAASLLLVPDEPSGAVRVSDTGRLRIEYRQHDNHKERIREAARTAARIYFAAGASRVVVPVSPPVVLTHPDQIDSLSTLPLRPAGAPLLSAHQQGSARMAPRARDGALAPNGHVYGTRGVYVFDSSGFPSSASTHTMAPIMALARYWSAQLLQHTPPS, encoded by the coding sequence ATGAGCGGCGAGATCGTCGACCTGTCGCAAGGCCAGGCACCGCCGCAGATTGAAACGGACATCTGCATCGTTGGCTCTGGCAGCGGGGGCGCCACTGCGGCACGAGTGCTGGCCGAAGCTGGACGCGATGTGGTCGTGTTGGAAGAAGGAAGCGACTTTCCTGCGTCGCGAATGACCCAACGGGACGGCGAAATGTACGCGGCGCTCTACATGGAGCGGGGCTCACGCGCCACGACAGATCTCGGAGTCACGGTGCTGCAGGGGCGCGTTCTCGGCGGCGGCGGTGTGATCAACGCCAGCGACGTGGTCCCCATCCCCGCAGGCGTGCTCGCTCACTGGCGCAAGCACTTCGGCCTATCCGAGTTCACGGAAGCCGCGCTGGGGCCCTACCAAGCACGCGCGCTGCAAGACCTACGAGCCAATCCCATCTTGCCCGAACAGATGAATCGGGCGAACGGACTACTGCGCCAAGGCGCGGAACGCTTGGGCATCGCCGGCAACCTGATGCAACACAATCGCGTCGGCTGCGCTGGGCTCGGCACCTGTCTCATCGGCTGCCCCATCGACGCCAAGAAGAACCCGCGACTCGTGGCCATTCCCAAGGCGCTTGCCGCGGGTGCGCGCTTCTTCACCCGCGCCCGCGCTCGGCGAGTGCTCTACGCCGAGTCGGAGCTGAAGCGTGTCGACGTGCAGATCTTGGACACCCGAGGCCTGCGCGCCATTGGTTCGACATCGGTTCGCGCGCGCACCGTGATAGTGGCGGCAAACGCCGTGGGTTCAGCCGAACTCTTGCTCCGCTCGGGCATTGGCAATCAGCACGTCGGCCGCCATTTGATCCTGCAACCGCAGCTTCCCATCGTCGCGGTCTTTCCCGAGCGCGTGGAGGCTTTTCGCGGGATCCCTCAGTCCTACGCCGTAACCGAGTTCGAACGAGAAGACGATCCGGAGCACGGCCTGTGGGGCTATCGCATCGAAGGCATCATGGGCACGCCGGGAATGGTCGGCTCGTTGCTTCCCTTCAGCGGAGTGGAGGGCAAAGTCGCGATGGCGGAGTACGACCACCTGGCCGCGTCGCTGCTGCTCGTTCCCGACGAACCGTCAGGCGCGGTGCGCGTATCGGACACGGGTCGGCTGCGGATCGAGTACCGACAGCACGACAATCACAAGGAGCGGATTCGCGAGGCGGCGCGAACCGCAGCGCGGATCTACTTCGCTGCCGGCGCATCGAGAGTGGTCGTCCCCGTGTCGCCACCCGTCGTATTGACCCATCCAGACCAGATCGACTCCTTGAGTACACTGCCCCTTCGCCCGGCGGGGGCGCCGCTCCTCTCCGCTCATCAACAGGGTAGCGCGCGGATGGCGCCGCGGGCACGGGACGGTGCGCTCGCGCCGAACGGGCACGTGTACGGAACTCGTGGGGTGTACGTCTTCGATTCATCCGGGTTCCCCTCGAGCGCGTCGACTCACACCATGGCGCCGATCATGGCCTTGGCTCGCTACTGGAGTGCGCAGTTGCTGCAACACACACCTCCCTCCTGA
- a CDS encoding MerR family transcriptional regulator — protein sequence MADSEPAQYSPGYSIRVASRLTGLSADTLRMWERRYGFPRPERNASRVRVYSKDDVERLSLIARALKNGYRAGEVVPCDTPALRQMLSEVVVEESPERAPDGLVAALLDCIRHDNADGLRAELRQAVATHGAKRFITDVASPLVQAVGTDWAQGRLAIHHEHLLTETLTTQLRLLLSAYEVSSRRPFVLLATLPGELHSLGLEMAALFVALSNATPRLLGVDTPVDQIEEAARALHVNVVALSISSGADPETANAQVSLLLQRLPTRVQIWVGGQGSSSLRIDSQRLVRTRTWSQLESAVAAWSE from the coding sequence ATGGCCGATTCCGAGCCCGCCCAGTACTCGCCGGGTTATTCGATCCGCGTGGCGTCGCGCCTGACGGGCCTCTCGGCGGATACCCTGCGAATGTGGGAACGCCGGTACGGCTTTCCCAGACCCGAGCGCAATGCGTCGCGAGTTCGGGTCTACTCGAAGGACGACGTCGAGCGGCTCTCGCTCATCGCACGCGCCCTGAAGAATGGCTACCGCGCCGGCGAAGTCGTTCCCTGCGATACGCCCGCGCTACGACAGATGCTCAGCGAGGTCGTCGTGGAGGAGTCCCCGGAGCGGGCACCGGACGGGCTCGTTGCCGCGCTGCTCGACTGCATTCGCCACGACAATGCGGACGGCCTGCGAGCGGAGTTGCGCCAAGCGGTCGCCACTCATGGGGCCAAGCGCTTCATCACCGACGTAGCGAGCCCGCTGGTACAGGCCGTTGGGACCGACTGGGCGCAGGGACGTCTGGCCATTCACCACGAGCACCTGCTGACGGAAACACTGACGACGCAACTGCGACTGCTGCTGTCAGCCTACGAAGTTTCCTCGCGCCGCCCCTTCGTCTTGCTCGCCACCTTGCCGGGGGAGCTCCACTCCCTAGGCCTGGAGATGGCAGCCCTGTTCGTTGCTCTGTCCAACGCAACCCCTCGCCTGCTCGGCGTCGACACTCCCGTCGATCAGATCGAGGAGGCAGCTCGCGCGCTTCACGTCAACGTGGTCGCCCTATCCATCTCCAGCGGGGCCGATCCAGAAACAGCGAATGCCCAGGTCAGCCTCCTGCTGCAGCGGTTGCCCACTCGTGTTCAAATTTGGGTCGGCGGTCAGGGCTCGAGCAGCCTCCGCATCGATAGCCAGCGCCTAGTTCGCACGCGAACCTGGTCACAACTCGAAAGCGCCGTCGCAGCCTGGTCAGAGTGA